From the Micromonospora echinofusca genome, the window TGTGCAGCCAGCCGTTGACCAGGGTCGCGGCGGTGGCCTCGGGCAGGCCCCGGTACTCGATCATCCGCGCCGGGGTGGACAGGCAGATCTCGCCGACCTCGTACGGCGGCAGGACCCGGCCCGTACCGTCGATGATCTTCACGCCGAAGCCCGGGTAGGGCAGACCGGCCGCCTGCATGCGCGGCCCGCCGACGACGTGCGCCGACGGCGGCAGGCAGACCGCGGTGTTGCCGCTCTCCGACAGGCCGTAGATCTGCGCGAAGTCGCAGTCGAACATCTCGATGCTGCGGGCGAGCAGCGCCTCGGAGATCGGCGACCCGCCGTAGACGATCTTGCGCAGCGAGACGAAGTCCTCCCGCTTGGGCCGGGGCGGCGCGAGCATCATCTGCAACTGGGCCGGTACGACGCACGCCGTGGTGACGCCGTGTCGGCGGATGAGACGGACCGCCTCGTGCCCGGCGAACACCCGGACCGACACGTTGGTGATGCCGGCGCTGAAGCCCTGGATCGACCACCAGAGCCCACCGATGTGGAAGCCGGGGATGCCGATCAGGCTCACGTCGTCGGGGCGCCAGTCGATCCAGTCCAGGCCCTCGGAGACGAGCGCGTCACGCACCGCGAAGAAGCTGCGGTGGGCCAGCACGACGCCCTTGGGATTGCCCGTCGTGCCGCTGGTGTAGACCTGCGCCAGCGGCTGCTCCTCGTTCCAGGACGGCCCCAGGTCGCCGTCCTCGTCGCCCTGCCAGCCGGTGAAGTCGGCCAGCGACACCACCTCGCGCAGCTCTGGCAGATCCGGCCGCAGCGCCTCGGCGGTGTCCAGCAGGTCCTCGTCGCAGAAGAGGACCGTGCTGCCGGAGTCGCGCATGATGTGGCGGATCTCGCCGGCGCGCAGCCGCCAGTTGATGGGCACCAGCACGGTGCCGGTCTTGGCGCAGGCGAACAGGACGTCGTAGTAGTGCTCGGACTCCTTGCCCAGGTAGGCGACGCGGTTCCCGGCCGTCGCCCCCGCGCGCCGCAGGGCGTGCGCCGTCCGGTTGCTCGACCGGTGCAGCTCGGCGTAGCTGACCGTACGGTCCTCGCAGTGCACCGCCGGGTGCTCCGGCCGCTGCGCGGCGTGGAAGGCGACGACGTCGTGCACCGTGCGCAACTGCGGGTGGTACGCCCTCATCGGCTCGTCCCGTCCGGGACCGCCAGCGTCTCCTCGAGGTAACGCACGATCGCCGGACCCGACGCCAGGGCCGGCAGCAGGTTCGGGTCGATCTCGATGCCGAACGCCTTCTCCAGCGCCATCATGAGCTGGATCTGGCGCAGCGAGGTCCAGCCCGGCACGGTGTCCGGGTCCAGCCGCTCGGGCAACTCGTCCGGCACGACACCGAACACCGAGGCCACCACCTCGCGGACACGGGTCTCCAACATTGCTACTCCTTGGGTGTCGCGCCGGGGCCCTGCCCCGGGGTGAAGAAACGTCGCGTGATCCGCGAGATCGTGCGGAAGTCGTCCGTGCTCACCTCGTCGAGGGAGATCTCCGTGCCCAGCTCCGCCTCGATCAGGTAGAGCAGCTCGACGAAGTGCATCGAGTTCAGGACGCCGGTGTCCACGAGGTCCTCGTCGACCCCGACCGAGTCGATGTCGGGACATCTGGCGCGCAGGAACGTGGTGAGGAACTCGGGAACCGTCTCGGTCGTACTCATGACCCCTCCTGGGGGCGCGTCGGTGCGGGGAGGATCTTCGTGGTGACCCGGGCCGCCGTCGGCCCGCCGGCGCACCGGTGCGCGGCGACGGTCCCTCCGGTGGACAGGCCGGTCGGGATGAGGCGGTTGGTGCGCAGCGCGACGGCCGGGTCGCGCAGCAGCGGATTGGCGTCGCGCACGGTGGCGGAGAACAGCGCGAAGACCGGGTCGATGACCTTGGTCGCCCCGTCGTCGTCCTCGACCTCCACCCACGCGTGGACCAGGTCGAGCATGCCGACCACCCAGCCGATCCGGGTGACCGCCGCGAAGCCGGCCCGCTCGCAGAGCCCGGCCAGGTACCGGCTCGCCGAGTCGCAGCTCGCCACGCCGCGCGTGGTCACCAGTTCGACGTCGTCGCTCAGGGCCTCGGGCAGCTTGACCCAGCGCAGGTCCATGGCGGCGAACTCGGCGGCGATCGCGCGCAGCTCCGGCGAGCGCAGCTCGGCCCGCTCGCCGCGGGTGTGGACGGTGGCGGTGACGGCGAGCTGCGACGCCGTACGGGTGACGGTGTCGTCGTCCGGCCCGACCGTGCCGCCGGCGGGCTCGACCGTCAGGTCGTGCACCGCGCCGCCGCAGCGCTCGGGGCGCGGCAGGGCGAGCACGCTGGTCGGCTGCGGACCGCACGCGTCGGCGGCGCACGCGACGCTCAGCGCGAACCGGGAGGCGCGGGGCGCGAGCAGCTCGTCGGTCGACGCGCGCATCCACCGCAGCGAGTAGGCGAAGGCCTGCTCCGGCACCGTCGTGCCGGTACCCGAGTACAGCGCCAAGTTGAACAGGTCGCGCGAGTCGAAGCGTTCCTCGCCCGCGTCGCCGCTGGCCGGGAGGCCACGGCCCAGCAACTCGGACAGCGTGTGGTCGTCGCAGCCGAGCACCTGCCGGGCCGTGACGCGGTCGACGTCGTCGAGCCGGTGCTCCGGCGGGACCGCGAAGAGCGTGTCGAGCCCGCGACACAATCCGGCCGCGGTCACGACTGGGCCGTCCTGTCGCGCCACATCGTCTTGATGACGCTCCCGGTGCTCAGCACGTACTCGTCGACCGAGGTCCAGCCGAGCATCTCGTTGATCTGCACCTGTTCCGGGCCGGCCGAGGTCTCCAGGTAGCCGGGCAGGCCGAGGGCGTCCGCCCGCGCCTGGCCGGCGCGGATGAGGACGTAGCCGACCCCGACCGAGTCGACCCGCCGGCCGAGCACCGCGAACCACACGTGCGGGCGGCTGGGGCGCATCCGGTCCAGCGCGTTGGAGATCCGCACGGCGTGCACCACGGCCCGCGGCCCGGCAAGCAGGCACGCCACCGAGCGCAGCGCCCAACCCCACCACGGCGTGGTGCGCTCGTCGCCGTAGAGGACGAGGATCCCGTCGAGCCGGTCGGCACGGTACGCGGCGAGGGTGATGCCCGAGCTCATCAGCTGGGCGATCACCAGTTCCGCCAGGTAGAGGGCGGTCAGCGCCGACCGGCGCTGCCACCGGGGGAGCGAGCCGGCGGCGGCCCAGATGGCGCCGTCCTCGTACGCCTGGGCGAGCAGCCGCGCGCCCGCCCACAGCTGTCGCCACCGGAGATCCCGGACCTCGAGCCGGGGCTCCGGCCGGGCGATCGTCTGACTGTTCACATTGCACCCCACGTCCCGCACGCGAGCCCGCTGACCTGGGTGAATTTAATGGTCTTGGGTAATCCGCCAGTAACAAACGGGGTCTCTGCGACGGGTCGCGCGCACCCGGCCGCCCGCCCCGCGCGGGGCCCGGGGCAGTCGTCCCGGCACCCGCCGCGCGGGGCTGCCCGCCGGGCCGCTCCCTTCCCCGGGTCCGGTCCGGATGGGACACTGAGCCGTGCCGCGTGACGACGTCGGGAGCCCGCCCGAGCACCACCGCGTCGAGTCGGTGCCGGCGTGATCGCCGGCCACTGGGAGGTCGTCGTGGTCGGCGGCCGGATCGCCGGGGCGTCCACCGCCTGGGCCCTCGCGCCGTACGCCGGGCGTGTCCTCGTCGTCGACGCCTCGCGGCCCACCGCGTTCTGGCCGCAACAGTCCACCTGGGACCGCTCCGGCAACCTCGCGTGGGCCGAGCTGGGCCTGCTGGAGACGGTCCTGGCCTGCGGGGCCCCGCCCACCTACGGCGACACCCAGCGCATCGGCGAGGACGTCATCGAGCGGGTCTACCCGCGCGAGGACGCCCACTCGTTCCGGATGAGCGTGCCCCGCGAGGTGCTGGACCCGGCGCTGCTGGCCGCGGCGCAGAGCCGGGGCAACGTCACCGTGCTGCGCCCGGCCCGGGTGCGGGACCTCACGATCGAGGCGGGCCGGGTGCGCGGGGCGACCGTGCGGCACGGCGCCGTCGACAGCGAGGTCACCTGCGACCTGCTGGTGCTGGCCGACGGGCGGCTGTCGCGCAACGCCGAGCGCGTGGGCGCGGGGGCCTACCGGGTCGTCGAGTCACCATGGTTCGCGCTGCTGGCCTACTACGAGAACCTGCCGCTGCCCACCGACCGCTCGTACTTCTCGTTGCAGGACCGCAGCGTCCTCATCTCGACGCCCTGCGGCGACAAGCAGTGGTGCGTCGCGGTGGACCTGCACCAGAGCCTGATCGACGAGACCGGCCGGCACCCGGCCCACTCGTACGAGCGGATGGTGCGCGACGACCCGTACCTCGGCCCGGCCGTCGCCGCCGGGCGCCGCGCCACCTCGATCGGCGGCGCCGGGCGGATGCGCATGCTGCGGCGGCCGATGAGCGGGCCGGGCTGGTGCCTGGTCGGCGACGCCGGCTACCACCTGGACCCGGTCACGGCCCAGGGCACCCGGGCCGCCGTGGTCACCGCCCGGATCCTGCGGGACCGGATCGCGGGCGTCGGCCGCGTCGCGGGCACGGACCTGACGGGCCTGACCGACGAGCGCGACGCCGCCCTGGACGCCGACTGGGCCTACACGGAGCAGATCGTGCGCGGCTGACCCCACCGCCCTGACCACCCCACGCCGGCGCTACCCGGTCGGCCGGCCGCCGTTGATGGTCACCCGCTGGCCGTAGCGGGAGTGCGGGTAGTAGTCCCACACGGCATGGTGCTGGGTGCAGCGGTTGTCCCAGAACACCAGCGTGTTCGGCGTCCAGCGCACCCGGCAGCTCAGGATCGGCTGCTGGGCGACCCAGTCGAAGAGCATGTCCAGCAGGGCCCGGCTCTCCACCCGGGACAGCTGCACGATGTGCGAGGTGAAGCCGGCGTTGACGAAGAGCAGCCGGCGGCCGGTCTCCGGATGGCGTACGACGACCGGATGCTCGCTCTTCGGCACCACGTACTCCGGCGGCGGGGTGTGACCCTGCCAGGGGATGAGGCCGTCGTGGATCGCGGTCAGGCCGTCGAGGAAGGCCCGCATCGGCGGGGAGAGCATCTCGTACGCCAGGTGCATGTTCGCCCAGAGGGTGTCGCCACCGACGCCGATCTCCGGTGTCCTGGTGACGTAGAGCATCGAGCCCAGCGACGGCTCGGCCTCGGCGGTGCCGTCGGTGTGCCAGTCCTCGCCAGCCACGAACCGCGAGTCCCGGCCGGCGCTGATCTCGAGGATGGCGGGGTCGCCGCCGTCGAGGTCGGCGAGGGGCTGGCGGCGCAGCTCGCCGAAGTGCCCGGCGAAGCGCTTGTGGTCCTCGGCGGAGAGCACCTGGTCGCGGAAGACCAGCACGTGGTGGGCGAGGAAGGCGCGCCGGACCTCGGCCAACTGCGCGTCCGACAGTTCGGTGGCGAGGTCGAGGCCGGAGACCTCCGCGCCGATGACCGGCGAGATCGGCCGGACGGTGATGGTGTCGTAGCGCTCCGGCGGGCGGGTCGTCGCCCGCTCGACGGCGGCAAGGACGTGCTCTTCCACTCGTTCCCTCCTGGATTCGGTGTCACAGTCCCCGCGCCAGCAGGTCGGCCACGATCAGCCGGCCGAAGGCGAGGTTGCCGTGGATCGGGTCGTCCGGCTCGCAGAACGCGGCCCGCTGCCGGCCCGTGCCGTCGGTCACCCGGACCCGCAGATCCACGATCTCCACGCCGAGCGCGACGAGCGCGCGGCGGATCGTCTCCTGGGCCGCCATGAAGACCTGCGGGTCGGACATCCCCGGCACCCGCTGCGGCGGCAGCACCGCGAGCACGCGCAGCCCGAGGTCGAGGGCGTGACGGTAGAAGGCCAGCGCGTCGCGGGCCATGGCCCGCACGATGCCGTCGAAGAGGCCCCCGGCGAGGAAACCCGCCGGGAAGGCGCCGTCGCCCGCCCGGTAGATGGCCCAGTTCTGCGTGGTGGCGAAGAAGTGGGCGCTGAGACCGAACGTCGAGACCAACGGAACGGTGAGCTGGCCGAGGTCGGCCACGCCCAGCTCGCCCAGGAAACCCCGGTGGCGTTCCTGCGCGGCGGCGTCGCGGAACACCAGGCCCTCGTCGCGTACGTCGAAGAAGCCGACGTTGAAGTCGCGCCCGGAGCCGATCGGGCCGCCGACGAAGGGCACCCCGGCGGCGGTCGCCGCGCGGGCGACGGGCCCGGCGTGCGAGTCGCCCAGCAGCAGGAACCTAGCCGGCGCGGTAGCGGTCGAGGACGGCGTCGTCACAGTAGAGGTCACCTCCGTCGGCGGCGTCGGCGCGCGCGTCGGACGCCGTGGCGGTCGGACCCGCCGACCGGTCGGGGTCGAGGGCGTCGAAGAAGTGGCGCATGA encodes:
- a CDS encoding long-chain-fatty-acid--CoA ligase, whose protein sequence is MRAYHPQLRTVHDVVAFHAAQRPEHPAVHCEDRTVSYAELHRSSNRTAHALRRAGATAGNRVAYLGKESEHYYDVLFACAKTGTVLVPINWRLRAGEIRHIMRDSGSTVLFCDEDLLDTAEALRPDLPELREVVSLADFTGWQGDEDGDLGPSWNEEQPLAQVYTSGTTGNPKGVVLAHRSFFAVRDALVSEGLDWIDWRPDDVSLIGIPGFHIGGLWWSIQGFSAGITNVSVRVFAGHEAVRLIRRHGVTTACVVPAQLQMMLAPPRPKREDFVSLRKIVYGGSPISEALLARSIEMFDCDFAQIYGLSESGNTAVCLPPSAHVVGGPRMQAAGLPYPGFGVKIIDGTGRVLPPYEVGEICLSTPARMIEYRGLPEATAATLVNGWLHTGDAGYLDDEGFLFVRDRIKDTIIVAGENVYPAEVENAVSAYPGVVEAAAVAVPHEHWGEVVHCFVVTHPDQPVTARDLTPFLRGRIADFKIPASFEFVDQLPRNPSGKLLRRELRERFWQHLERRVA
- a CDS encoding acyl carrier protein, whose translation is MSTTETVPEFLTTFLRARCPDIDSVGVDEDLVDTGVLNSMHFVELLYLIEAELGTEISLDEVSTDDFRTISRITRRFFTPGQGPGATPKE
- a CDS encoding TauD/TfdA dioxygenase family protein; this translates as MEEHVLAAVERATTRPPERYDTITVRPISPVIGAEVSGLDLATELSDAQLAEVRRAFLAHHVLVFRDQVLSAEDHKRFAGHFGELRRQPLADLDGGDPAILEISAGRDSRFVAGEDWHTDGTAEAEPSLGSMLYVTRTPEIGVGGDTLWANMHLAYEMLSPPMRAFLDGLTAIHDGLIPWQGHTPPPEYVVPKSEHPVVVRHPETGRRLLFVNAGFTSHIVQLSRVESRALLDMLFDWVAQQPILSCRVRWTPNTLVFWDNRCTQHHAVWDYYPHSRYGQRVTINGGRPTG
- a CDS encoding acyl carrier protein, translating into MLETRVREVVASVFGVVPDELPERLDPDTVPGWTSLRQIQLMMALEKAFGIEIDPNLLPALASGPAIVRYLEETLAVPDGTSR
- a CDS encoding FAD-dependent oxidoreductase — protein: MIAGHWEVVVVGGRIAGASTAWALAPYAGRVLVVDASRPTAFWPQQSTWDRSGNLAWAELGLLETVLACGAPPTYGDTQRIGEDVIERVYPREDAHSFRMSVPREVLDPALLAAAQSRGNVTVLRPARVRDLTIEAGRVRGATVRHGAVDSEVTCDLLVLADGRLSRNAERVGAGAYRVVESPWFALLAYYENLPLPTDRSYFSLQDRSVLISTPCGDKQWCVAVDLHQSLIDETGRHPAHSYERMVRDDPYLGPAVAAGRRATSIGGAGRMRMLRRPMSGPGWCLVGDAGYHLDPVTAQGTRAAVVTARILRDRIAGVGRVAGTDLTGLTDERDAALDADWAYTEQIVRG